Part of the Triplophysa dalaica isolate WHDGS20190420 chromosome 23, ASM1584641v1, whole genome shotgun sequence genome is shown below.
aatattttttgtttatttgtatagttACATATGTAATAAGCAGCACAAATATTTATTGCATAAgtttattttcatgataatataTATGTTACAGGCAgttcagtttatttaaatgtattaaaattcaCAGCCTGTATTAAAGAATGACCAATATACATTCATAGAAAAGGTACGTATTACAAATAAAGCTTAAGTAATGTTTAGGTTACAAACTTAAATGTGGGAAACATTACTTACGGCGTGGTTTTGGCTCTTTTCGCTCCATCAGCACAGAGTGATATGAGAAGAGAATGACAGTCAAGTTCATTAATGAACAGAGCTCCATTCATGTTGTTTAATTGTCCCAACAAAAGTGGCTTCAGGTCTCAGAACTTTGATTTAGGGGACAATTGGGGCTTCAAACGACTGAACTTTTATTTACACAAGTTATATTTATGATTGTATCAAAGGGTATATCTACTTGAAAACCTTAATGCGCAAAATAATTATAGTTTGTCTCAGTTAAAAGTATCAAGATAGAAAATGACTTCAATTTCTTGTTGTCCACTAGGTGGTGCTACAGGTCCTTTTCAGCATCCCTTGGAGTATATGGACAGTGTGCTGTTGTCATGGTGACAGGTCTTCTTGAGGTTGTCATAGCAACTGTGTGTGCTGCCCTTGTCGTTGTAATCAGGTCAAGGGGAACCAGAGCAGATTGTAATTTACTGGGTCATTGTGAGAGCTGAGTTTATCCAtattcacaaaagaaaaaatacaggTTCTTCTTTGTTACgtacatgatttattttaacatatattaaatatgtaaacttTATCACTTTTGtctacaataaatatttaattattagatCACCCCCAAaccttttttattacaaaatcaggctacaaaaataatgataaatatttacatacactGCATTTTTACATCCCTGAATCTGACATTCACTTCctacattacaaatattttagtagtgttttataattaaataagcCGATCAAGGCCAACATTTCATTGAAATCgcacataatgaaaaaatgtcattatttcacgtttaattcatgtttaaataatCATAGATTTTTTTCCCACccactgcacacaaacacagttgtgTATTAAATATTAGTTAATCAATTTTTGGGGGGAGTACGGCTGTTTGAGGTAGACTACAATATCACTTTTAAGAAACAGAAATTTGTTTTCACTCCCATGTAATATTGAGCATCTTACAGCTGAGTTCCCAGAGGCGCTGGGCCACATCATCATCCAGTGCAGCTCGAGAGCAGTTTGCAGGCGCACAGTCTCTGTGTAGAGGATGGCAGAAagctaaatattaaataactgattctaataaaatatttaaatcaattcTTGCGTGAAATGGTGAAAAAATGTGACTCAAGATGTGAATATACTGACTTGTAATATTTGCCGCTTTCTGTCTCAAGCTCAGGAGCCACGGCACAGTAGATGGACGTCTGAGCTCCCTGAATAGATGTTTTAGTGAACGGTCTAGCCATCCACATGACTGCTTGTTGAGGTTTATTTAAATGCCTCCAAAGTTCAGTCTGCACCACCCCAGGGTGAAGAGCATACGCCGTCACTCCAGAACCTGAGACGGTTTGACACAGTTCTCGTTTTATCCTTATTTTATCCTCAGTGCTTGTAAGaataattttaaacattaaccagaataaatactgtatacgTGGAGactggggcaagttgtcacacaGGCGCCTTTTGTGAAAACATATCCCATATATGGGTCTGATCACAAAAAATTATCTTACAGAATCAAAAAGAGTGTCTACTACCCCTGTCTCCCCAGTATAAAcgcaataaaaatattaagttttACTTGAGTTTATTATATTTGCATTCAACACAATctacattttaaagatgttgaAACTCACCTTCTAGTCTTTTGGCCAAAGAGCGAGTGAACAGAATGTTTGCAAGCTTGCTCTGACTGTaagctttatttttatcataacTCTTCTCACTGTTGATGTCCTCCAGGTCGATGGTCCCCCATTGATGTGCCATAGATGATACATTAATGATTCTGGCTGGAATTGATCTTTTTATCAAATCCAGTAGCAGGTGTGTCAACAGGAAGTGCCCTAGGATAAGATCGACAACTTAAACGgccatttttacaaaaatggtGATAGATTTGTATATATCACATATACTTACCCATGTGGTTCACCCCAATTTGCATTTCAAAACCATCTGCAGTTTTCCCGTATGGACATACCATCACCCCGGCGTTATTGATTAGGAAGTTGACTTGTTTCTCTTCTACAGAAGAAAAATCCAATAACACCACAGTAATACATTTTGGGTGACATTTTTAGAGTGCACTCATCAGTAAGTGTGTTCCCTAGGGTTCTACAGGAacacaaaagcattttaaatgttcctaAAGTTTCTAAAGAACCAAGACATATTTAATCATATAAATTAAAACGAATCTTCTCACCAGTATTGACCTTCTCTGCAAATTCTCTGATTGATTTGGTATCTGCCAAGTCAAGCCTGCTGGCAAACACATTCTGGTTTCCTGAAGATTCAACCACTTCCTTCAGAGCTATATTGGATTTCTCCATATCCCTGCAGGCCATGATGATCCGAGCTCCTGACCACAAAACATCCAAAACACACAGTTGAGGCAGAAACACACattgaaacaaaacacacagtGAATTCATAGGAGATTCATTTTTGCCAACCTCGTTTTGCCAAGTCAATTGCAGTAAATTTGCCAATTCCAGTATTGGCTCCGGTAATTATGACAGTTTTGCCGTCGAGTCTTACATCTGATGACCACTGACGAAAATAATTTCTGAAAAAGGAGAAAGATTAGAATATTGggtattcatttttgtatttaacttCCTGTGGGCGTCGTTGTTTTGATATGACATAACACGTTTCATTCATTCGAGGGTCATTGGCGCCGTGTCACAACAATCGTTCGTACTGTAAGCGAGGCTGTCAAACCTTAAgatgtaataataatttaaaacatttgttcaatTTTAGATGATATCATCATACGAATAAACAACCCTTTTCCTACAACAGGTCTTGGGCAACATTTCACTACGCGTACaatagaacatttaaaatataaagaagaCTTTAAATTATCATGAgcagtatttacaaaatgccATCTtactg
Proteins encoded:
- the rdh12l gene encoding retinol dehydrogenase 12, like, with translation MQAMRNYFRQWSSDVRLDGKTVIITGANTGIGKFTAIDLAKRGARIIMACRDMEKSNIALKEVVESSGNQNVFASRLDLADTKSIREFAEKVNTEEKQVNFLINNAGVMVCPYGKTADGFEMQIGVNHMGHFLLTHLLLDLIKRSIPARIINVSSMAHQWGTIDLEDINSEKSYDKNKAYSQSKLANILFTRSLAKRLEGSGVTAYALHPGVVQTELWRHLNKPQQAVMWMARPFTKTSIQGAQTSIYCAVAPELETESGKYYKDCAPANCSRAALDDDVAQRLWELSCKMLNITWE